One genomic window of Cryptomeria japonica unplaced genomic scaffold, Sugi_1.0 HiC_scaffold_193, whole genome shotgun sequence includes the following:
- the LOC131868027 gene encoding aspartic proteinase nepenthesin-1-like has product MERSKLLGFVVLICFTIPTISCSSDRLFSGWPKSSSDENVKIRVNMTRRSERELGFSERLGLAVDRSKKRMKKIEALIRGQLDAETPVEVGDGEFLMSVALGTPSVSFEAIVDTGSDLIWTQCKPCKDCFSQPTPIFDPSKSPTFSTIPCGDSLCDALGSTQTGCNPDCTFMYQYGDGSFTSGDLAYETLSIGSSKVKGIAFGCGHDNEGQGFSQGGGLVGLGRGGLSLISQLGSKAENMFSYCLLPITDSSSQTSPLFFGEGASLSGGAKTLPLIKSSIIPTFWYIPITGITLNGKALDIPPGTFDLQSDGSGGMIIDSGTTVTILDQAAYSPLKEAIQSAIDLTPVDGSSTGLDLCYHTSSAHLTLPTLVFNFKGGVDYELPADNFFIQASENLLCLAMLGEPSGNPSIFGNIQQQNFHILYNNAQNTLSFKPTKCDSL; this is encoded by the coding sequence atggagCGTTCAAAGCTGTTGGGTTTTGTGGTCTTGATATGCTTTACTATTCCAACGATATCATGTTCTTCGGACAGACTGTTTAGTGGTTGGCCGAAGTCTAGCAGcgatgaaaatgtaaaaataaggGTGAATATGACGCGCAGATCAGAGAGAGAGTTGGGTTTTTCTGAGAGATTGGGTTTGGCTGTGGATCGAAGTAAGAAGCGAATGAAGAAGATAGAGGCATTGATAAGAGGGCAATTAGACGCTGAAACGCCCGTTGAAGTAGGGGATGGAGAATTTCTGATGAGCGTTGCACTGGGAACGCCCTCTGTGAGCTTCGAAGCGATTGTGGACACGGGGAGCGATCTGATTTGGACTCAGTGCAAGCCTTGCAAGGACTGCTTCTCTCAGCCTACGCCAATCTTCGACCCCTCCAAGTCCCCCACATTTTCCACAATTCCCTGCGGTGATTCTCTTTGTGACGCCTTGGGGAGTACGCAAACCGGATGCAATCCAGATTGTACCTTTATGTATCAGTATGGCGATGGTTCCTTCACCAGCGGCGACCTGGCTTACGAGACATTGTCAATTGGGAGCAGCAAGGTTAAAGGCATTGcatttggatgcgggcatgacaacGAAGGACAAGGATTCTCTCAGGGTGGTGGCCTTGTGGGACTGGGAAGAGGTGGTCTCTCCCTTATCTCACAGCTGGGTTCCAAAGCAGAGAACATGTTCTCTTACTGTCTTTTGCCCATCACCGACTCTTCTTCACAAACCAGCCCCCTCTTTTTCGGCGAGGGTGCTTCCTTGAGCGGAGGAGCCAAGACTCTCCCACTCATCAAGAGCAGTATCATTCCCACTTTCTGGTACATTCCTATTACAGGAATcaccctcaatggtaaggcactagATATTCCTCCTGGAACTTTCGATCTGCAATCGGACGGCAGCGGAGGTATGATCATCGACTCCGGAACCACTGTTACCATCCTGGACCAGGCTGCCTACTCTCCTCTTAAGGAAGCAATTCAGTCCGCCATTGATCTCACTCCTGTAGACGGCTCTTCTACAGGTTTGGATCTTTGTTACCACACATCATCCGCTCACCTCACCTTGCCAACCCTCGTCTTCAACTTCAAAGGCGGCGTGGATTACGAGCTTCCGGCAGACAACTTTTTCATTCAGGCATCTGAAAATCTCTTGTGCCTGGCAATGTTGGGTGAACCATCGGGGAATCCTTCCATCTTCGGAAACATACAGCAGCAAAACTTCCATATCCTTTACAACAATGCTCAGAACACGCTCTCTTTCAAGCCCACTAAGTGTGATTCTCTTTaa